The Ursus arctos isolate Adak ecotype North America chromosome X, UrsArc2.0, whole genome shotgun sequence genome includes the window GTGGTTGATTCCATTGTTCAAACGGGCTCAtacactttcttttaaaattatttacatactCAGTTATTCTGGTTTCGTTAGTGTAATTCTAGTAACAGTTAAATTTGAGTATCATTTTTTTAGCACACTGTATTAAGAATTTTGATGATcacttttttacctttttatggTTCCTATTTCATTTTGGTTAGCAAAGAAACTTAATAATATGGTTTGATATTTGCTTGTTTACAGATTGTAGCACTTATGGTCTAAAacaagctttttttcttttttttcttttcagcgcATTGTAAGCTGCTGCAGACCAGCTTCTAACTGGGGTCCATACCTGGAACGGCATCGTGGGGAGAGATATAAAGATATGGTAGATCCTAAAAAAGAGACTGACCATGAAATACCTACTGTTAGTGGCAGCggaaaaccagaatgagatgtaatttttttaaatatgtggtcATACAATGTGATTCTTTTAGAACagaggaaaattttatttatttgtatgttaaCTGAGTAGGAAAATGTATATACTATGTTCATGATAGTATaatcttttttcccatttaagcAGGAATGTAATATAATGTGAATCTACTAATACTTAACAATGtgattattatatttctttttagattATCTATCTGTATAACACATACATAGCTGTCTCTATGTCACAGTAACACTTTGGTAAATATTACCATATTTTTCTAAGATACTGAAGACTTTATTTTGAGCCAGTTGTTTagaaaattgttatattttctattatacaagttttaaaatattatttgcttatattttcttaGTATACAACCTTTCTTTTccataaagctggggaaaataaatcagtatatttaaaagaaattgttaAAATTGAAGGCCTCATTTAACTAGAAATGCTATACATATGTGAAAAAATGGACTGTGTATATGAGCACTATAGTTTAATACTTTTAATCCAAATATATCtgaaattttcatgtatttatggGTCTCTTTTTTCTATGTGAACATAGCGGTTATGTTCTTTActtacaaataatgaaataagacagaaaaataaggaTTCCATGGCCAGTAAATGATAAATCTAGAAAACGGAATCCAGAATTTTTGAGTACTTCTTTCCCCATATAATGTCTTCCTTAGGTTATACTTGCAAGAATATATCTCCCACCTAATTTCTACTGTGTTTCACAAAATTAAGAATTGTTCTTTATACTCTCTGAAATCTAGGTTTATTTTCAAATAGAACATTCGACAAAATACTAATGAGGAAATGGCTTCAATCAAATCTAAAATCTTTTGATTGTAATATATTGTTAATAGatcaaggaaaatgatttttgtcttATTTGAGTAAGTTACTACTTAACAGGTGATAACGTATTTACGCACTTAAAGGAGATAAACATGTCAAACTTGTCAAGAATGAGGGAAGGCAAATTAGAAAGTCCTATGTcccagtttcctttaaaaaaagatgatgaaaacGTGTCACTAATAGGCTTATACATTGATATTATTGACCACTGGTTTAAACATCACGGCCTAGGATAGTGAACACTGCCTAAATATGTAAGAAACTTCTCGGCTGTTCTTAAGGTTCATAACCTGGGCTTCAGAGAACATATGAAACTGACATTATACATAATATCTTTCTATGTGAATGTGTACAGGCATTTTTCTAGGGGGAGAGTCTAGAGTTTTCATAAGAATACCAAAGGGATCTGTGACTcaaaaaagtttaagaaccacATATACTACTACTTCTGGCTTTTTGTTCTCAGCAagtgagaaataaaaggaatcaagAATTAAGCCTTAATTTCTGatacattttaaattccttttcctcttccttttgatTGACGATTAAAGGAGAAAGGGATTAAGGTATTTAATTTATACTGCtaatttattttggggagaaggGGCACGAAGGTAGGTGAACAGGATCTCAGTGaactatgtacatatatataaaatgaacttgtgttaGATATTCTGAGGGTGCTCAATGATAGCTCTTATTACAGATTTGACAGTGGTAAGAGAGTATTCTGTATAATAGAAGGAGTTCCATCAATTCCCATTGACTTTAATACAAAAAGACATTTGCAATACTGTACACCAAAACTGTttttcacatgtgagtgaaattgAAATCACTATATCTCAACTATATTTTTTTACTgtagcttatttttaaaacttaagaactgtttctttgtcTACTGTACTTTTCCTTCCCcagtaaaacatatatatataaacttgtcaaacttgtatatataaaatatataaatgtataaatatataaaacatgtaatcAATTCTTTAAATGTCAGTAAAAGCAAATTGATAAATGTCTGGATTTTGTACCTGACTTGGCATCCCCTCCCCTTTTAAACAACAATTCATTTGGTATAAACACATATAATCAAATGAATTCACTCAAAGTGCCTTTAATGATTGCCTCCACTGTCATTACATTCTCTAAGCCTGTCAGATTTCCAGTTAACTAATGCACCATTTAAACCCTTGATAACTAGGAAATGTTCCAATTCAGCCAGCTTGTATTCCACGATCCTGAGGTTTACCAACATTCGCTTCTGCATGGTTATCGTGTGTGGGGAATTAATTAAGATATCCCGAGAGAGGCTGATGACTGAAAGACTCTTATCAGTATTGCTCTTAGTTGACCCAGTAGAAGAGGTTGGTCTTACTAGTGCAAGAGAAGTCGAATTTGATGACATTTCAGCAACGCTGCTCTGTAAGGGAAGGAAATTATACATATGTAGTTTATTCAGTTTAGCAATTTccaaatacagttgacctttgaacaaggtgtgtgtgggggggagggggttaaaGGAATTGATTCTCTGTGCAGTCAAAAACCCATGTATGACTTTCaactctcccaaaacttaactactaatagcctactgttgaccagaagccttaccggtaagtcgattaacacatatcttgtatatgtattatatactgcctttttacaataaagtaagctagagaaagaaaatgttattaagaaaatcataaggaagagaaaatacatttgcagtactgtatcaaaaaaaagagagagagaaagtaaagatCCACAGAGTTCAAACctctgttgttcaagggtcgactgCACTACCAAATAACATGTTTAGTCTTGGTTACCAAAATAAACTGACTGTCCTCCCCTAAGAATTAGAGATTGAAAATCTGTTAAACAACAACGTTGATTTTGGAAATACGTTCTTcccaaacactgaaaaaaatatatacatgaaagtagtctttaaatatcaaaatgtcaTATCTTTGGCTTTCATTTCTTAGAAAAGTCGGTCTATACTTGGACCCTGATCCTTATCTAAAAGGATCGCTAAAGATCTAAAGTCACTTGCAGCTTTCAACATCACCAGGAAACCCACATTTCGACCTGAATTATTTGTGAAAGCCCAAATACCTGTCATAAAGATGGTTGAAACCAGGGGAGAAAGAGGCCAACAAACATAAGGGGTAGTAGAAgctagagaagagagagaaggtatAGATTCTTAAAATAGGAGGTGGTGGTGGAATGGGCACTTTCAGCTCTACTTTTCAAGTGGGTGAAAAGCTGACCACATTACTCAGTGACTTGGGGCTTTTGACAGCAAATCACAGCTGCCCAGTCATCGGTCAATAAGAAGGAAGCGTGGGGGTAAACATCTGGGGCTCTTGCAAAAGAGGAATGAAATGACCGTCCCTTActcttattttactattttagtaTCTTTCTACTCTCTCGGTCACACACCTCCCATCCATGAACCATCTAACTTCGTCTAATTCCGATTTCTCTTACACACTTTACCTGAAAGCGGCTTTTCcagaagacaaacagaaaagcaaacaggaTGCCTCCCAGTAGAACCAACAGCATGCTCATGTTTCCTCTTCCGCCTCTTTCTCTTCTCGGGCACGGAGGCTGGCAGTTGGGAAGCAGGGGGACACTAGTCGCCCGGACTAGGGAAGCCGCGGGCCACGATGCCAAGCGTCCCACACTGCCTGGTGCAGCTGGAAGACGCGTCCGCTTTCGGCTTTATATACTGCAAAGGGCGTGTGACGTCACAATCGAGCACCTACGTGAGGGTGCGCCGTCACAATCTGATGACGTAAAACCCAGCGGCGGGCACTGTCACACGGGCCTACTTGGTTGCGGTGTCAGGTCGTTAGAGAGCGCGGTGAGAGACACCCGGGGCAGTTAGGATGTCCAGGAAGCTGATACACGATAGAAATACAGACTCCAAATCCATTGGTTAaatacaagattttaaaagcgctcgtccctcctttttttctcttttaagttaTCTTTGTCTTTGCTGCAACCACTCCATTACTCATTTCAAAAACAAGTTCAGAAACAAGATGGAAATGTACTGTGAAAAGTAGTTACCCACAAACTGTGTAAGTCTTTGCCAGAAACCTCCTCCACAGCCCCATTGCTATTTTAACCCTGCTCACATTGGGCCAATTATGTACATTTGTGTCACTGTACAGTTTAAAAAGTAATTCCAGAGGCATTCTCCCATATAATTCTCACAATAATTTTGGGCTATAGGTATTTTTAATTCTGTGTCTACTTTCAGAAATGCAGAAACAGAGTCAGGTATTAAGCAAACTCATTTGAAACTGGTAGCAAAAGCAGGACTCGAATCCACAGTCTAGTCCTGAGATAAACTCCCTCGTTCCCTTGCCCTTATCCCCATCCTCAGGACCTCTGCCTGTAAGTACTTGTGAGCATCgagtatttaatattttccattcaAGGAATTGAACAATATATTTGGATTAATGTTAATGAGAGGTAACATACAGGAATCATTGTACTCAACAGGAAATGTTCAAGAAATTTGGATAGATGTCGAAGATGACGCTGAACTAAAAACTCAGAACTAAAAGCAATAGCCAGGGTAATCTCAAGATGAGTGTCAAACTACAACCCCTAACTGCTTGGGGTAACGACTCACATCTTCATGTagataggaaagaaaggaattatttataaatttttcacAATAAACTCATTTCCCAATTATGAGTTCAAAGCTTCaagatttacttattcaacaagtatttcttttttttttttaaagattttatttatttatttgacagagatagagacagccagcgagagagggaacacaagcagggggagtgggagaggaagaagcaggctcatagcagaggagcctgatgtggggctcgatcccataacgccaggatcacgccctgagccaaaggcagatgcttaaccgctgtgccacccaggcgcccctcaacaagTATTTCTTAAACACTCATGTAAAGGGTGGGCACTGTGATATATTCTGGGGATATGATTATGAGCAAAAATAAGGTCTCTGTTCACCTGGAATGTGCACTGTAGTGTGGGAGATGGACATTAATCAAACACCCACGGAAATGAATGCAAAAGTGCTAATGAGATAAGTGGTAGCAAGAAGTACATGGTGACGCAGGAGCTTCTAGTAGGATATGGGATGTGAAGGAGAATGATGCTCCTGGCTTTATGGCTTATTCAAGTAGATGGATGGGGAATAACCGCACATGGGATTACTAATCATGAATTTGGTGttggacatgttgagtttgaggtgaCATTGAGACATGAAATAGTTGAGCTCGAGGAGATAACTGGAGACATAAATTTGTGAGGCATCTGCATATAAATGGTCATCGAGGCTCTAGACATGGAAGAAATTCCCTCATGTCAGTTTAAGACAGACAAACAGGAAGAATAGAGCATGGAAGGATTTCAGTATTTAATGGCTGGGTAACACTTCCTTTGGTATGTTATGGTGGTCATGTTGACATCTAACTTTCTTGTTTCATCAAATAAAATTGAGTGCAGCCCAGTAACACTGTCTCTAACAAAAACATTTTGGATTTTGATCTTACTGGTATCCAAGGGAACACTTTGAAGACCTTTGAAAATATTCTCATCAAGCACATTAGAGTACTCTTGCTAAccattgatttttcatttatttttttattgcagtataaTATACAAAGCatagaatttaacattttaaacaattttcgGGGCACACGTCTGTGGCCATAACTACACTCACATGCTTGCGCAACACATCGCCACCATCCACGTCCaaaactttctcatcttcctcaACTGAAAATCTATACTCATTAAACACTgaattccttttctctcctccattcAGCCCCTAGAAACTAccatttactttctgtttttatagatTTCGGTAGAATAGTTACCTCATAGGAGTGGAATGACACAATATTTGTCAGGTTGTGATTAACTtgcttcacttaacataatgtcttcaagtttcattcatattgtagcatgtgtcagaatttcattccttttaaaggctggataatatttcactatatatatatatatatatacactacattTTGCTTacccatttatccatttttctaccttttggttattgtaaatagtgctgctatgaacatgggttatttgtgtattttagataacagtcctttataTGTCTTTCACAAATGCTTGCCCCCAGCCTGTGGcttgtgtttttactttcttgacaaggtctttcacagagcagaaatgtttaattttaaggAAATCCAACTTATCAATCCTTTCTTTCATGAATAGGTCCTTTGGTGTTATGTCTAAAAAGTTATCACCAAACCCAGGTCATCTAGATCTCTTCAAATTaacaactcttggtttgggtCCCCCCCTATTGTTTTGAtattctctatttcctttatttctgctctaatatctattattttcatctttctgcTAACATTGaatttagtttgttctttttctagttgttatttttcctaaaaatagaTGAGTGCGTGTTTCCCTCAAGTTCACGTGAaaacattcttcaggatagaccatatgttaggccacaaaacaagtctttttttaaaaagattttatttatttattcatgagagacagacaggcagagggagagggagaagaaggctccccgcagagtagggagcctaatgtggggctcgacctgagccgaaggcagatgtttaactgactgaaccacccagacgctcaaaacaagtcttaataaatgtaaaaatattgaatcatacAAAGTGTCCTTTCCAATCACAATGGATGAAACAGGAAatcaacagaaggaaaactggtgAATTCACAAATATGCGGCAATTAAACAACGCACtattaaacaaccaatgggtcaaagaagaaattagaaaatatcttgatgcaaatgcaaatgaaaatacagtataaaaacttatgggatgcagcaaaatcaGTGCTGAGCAGGAAATTGATAGGTttaaatgctttctttaaaaaaaaggaacttaaatCAACAACTTAACTTTTGATTACTAtgtgcatgaaatatctttttccatctttttactgtCAATCTCTGTATTTTATACCTAAAATTACTCTCTTTTAGACAACATACACTTTGATTCTGCTTTTAACCCATTCCACCAatatatgtcttttgattggggtgTTTAATCTGTTTGCATGTGAAGTAATTACTGGTGGGGCAGCATTTACTTTTaccaccttatttatttatttgttttctgtaccTTTTTTAGCGTTTTGTTCCCTCATTTTCTCCATGACTGCTTGCCTCCTTTACCTTTAGTTCAGCGTTTTGTAGTGacacatttggattgttttcttattttcttttgtgtgtattcaatagatattttattgtggttacCATGGGGGTTCCATATAACGTCCTAAAGTTATGATTATCTGTCATAAATTGATACCAAATGAACTTCAATTGCATACATAAACTTCACTCTTTAAAACTCTGCTTCCTACTTCCACTTTATGTTATTGATGTCGCAAATTACATCTTTTATATATTGAATACCCACTTATGTAAATtcgtaattatttttttatggttttgtcTTTCTAAATCCTGTAGATAATAGCAAGCGGAGATGCAAACCCCAATCGCTAAAgtactgttgtgttttttttgcaTTTGCCCATGCATTTGCTTTTACTAGAagtctttatattttcatatggcTTGGAGTTACTATCTAgtagtgtccttttttttaaaaagagattttatttatttatttgaaagagagaatgtgagcacaagcagggggagagacagagggagagagaaagggagaagcagactctccgctgagcagggagcccgatccctggactccgggatcgtgacctgagctgaaggcagatgcttaaccatctgagacacccaggcacccctatctagtgtccttttatttccactttaaggattccttttagtatttcttttattacttatttattattttttagagcggggggaagggcagagagagagggaaagagagactctcaagcaggctccacacccagtgcagagcctgacacggggcttgatcccatgaccctgagagcatgacctgagcggaaatcaagagtcgagagttggacacttaaccgactgagccactcagatgcccctctTTAGCATTTCTATTTGTAATGAACTCTTTCagattttgtttgtctggaaatgttttaatttctcccttATTATTGACAGATGTATTTGCTGAATGTAGAATTCTCGGTTGActctgggagcctgggtggctcagatggttaagaaTTCTCGGTTGACAGTTTATTTCTTTccgcactttaaatatatcatctcactgccttctggcctgtAAGGTCTCTGCTGGGAAATCCACCCATAATCTTATTGGGGATTCCTTATACACGATGAGTCACttttctcttgctattttcaCTATTCCTTCTTTGGCTTTCAATAGTTTAATTATAATAGCGTCAGTGTAGGACTCTTTGGATTAATCTTAAGTGGAATTGTTAAGATTCTTGTGTTTGTATATTCACATATTACCTTAAACTTGAGAAATTatctcattatttcttcaaataatgtgtcttcacctttctctctctcttctgggatttcCTTAATGTGGGTATTGGTTCACTCCATTGTGTCTCAGGAGTCCTTtaggctctgttcacttttcataagtctttgtttctttttactcctCAGACTCAATAATTTCCAATGTCTTTAACTTTGATCCTTTTTTCTCCCTGTTTGAGTCTTCTTTTGAATCCCCCTCTAGTAAACTTTTCAATTCGGTTACTGTATTTTACAGCTCCAGAATCTGATACTTTATTATTTCTatctttgttgatattctcattttgtttgtatATCTTTTTCCTGAATTCCTGAAGGTTTTGTCCATGCTTCCCTTTAGCAATTTGAGCATATTTAAGatagttcttttaaaatgtttgtgtaGTAAGTCTGATGCATATGTTCTTTAGGAATGATTACTggagatttattttgttcctttgaatgGGCCacgttttcttgtttctttgtatgctttTCGATATCTTGCTGAAAATTGGGCCTTTGGAAAAGATGCCCACCTCTTCTAGTCTTTAAAGACCGACACAGAAGACCTTCACTATTTAGAGGGACCCTGAACCTTGGGATCAGCCCAGGGTCTTCTCTGGGCACGTGTTTtttgtgagtctgtgtgtgtgcttttttaactttttaatttttatttcccagctGCTTTTGAATGTCTCAATTTCCCCCAAAAGTCTCACTTGAGCTTCTTGGGGCCTTAGACGTTCTATCGTATTCCTCTACTTAGACTCTCTGGCTTCCAGGCATCCGCAGGTCTGCACACCCCTGTAGTGTTTGCATGCCAAGATACTCTCCGTTGTCTTGCATGACTTCCAGACCGAGATCCAAAAGTTTCTGCTGTTCCTCAACTGAGCTTCAAGTCAGGCAAGACATAAACCAGTCACTCCAATAGCCCAAGGACAGACCAAATCCCTGTAAACAAGTTTCACTCTGCTTCTACCTGATGGATGGAACCAAGAATtgtgcagggagagaggaggcaagaGTGAGCAAAAGGCTGCAAAATTTCCCACtagttttcatgtgtttttttttcttgattgggCAATCACTTGGTTGCTATAGATCTTTCATTGGTTTACAGATTTCCTATAAagttattttagtcattctgtaGTTGTTTGATATCTCCAGGGGGAAAAGAGGGTCTGGGACCTGGGGTTTTCTTATTCCACCATCTTGTTGATATCGCCCACtaacaattgatttttaaaatactacaactggaagggcgcctgggtggcccagtgggttaagcatctgcctttggctcaggttatgatctcggggtcctgggatggagccccacgttgggctccctgctcggcaggaggtctccttctccctctccctctgtgttccttccctctctcactttctctcaaataagtaaataaaactaaaaaaaaataataataaaatatgggaactggaaaaataaataaataaaatatgacaacTGGTAGAAATAATTGAAAGTACAGagtcctgggacacctgggtggctcagctggttaggtgtccaactcttggttttggttcagatcatgatctcatggatcatgagattgagccccacatggggctctgtgcttagccaggtgtctgcttgaaagattctctccctctaccccttcccaccctctctctctctctcaataagtaaataaataaataagtcttaaaaaaagtatGGAG containing:
- the CT83 gene encoding kita-kyushu lung cancer antigen 1, whose product is MSMLLVLLGGILFAFLFVFWKSRFQSSVAEMSSNSTSLALVRPTSSTGSTKSNTDKSLSVISLSRDILINSPHTITMQKRMLVNLRIVEYKLAELEHFLVIKGLNGALVNWKSDRLRECNDSGGNH